One Granulicella sp. 5B5 DNA window includes the following coding sequences:
- a CDS encoding RDD family protein, which translates to MRTFSARETEWLQELDGIELAGFWQRAIAFGVDSIVLTILFSVLATLFGMGYLEVLHLRGKPVPGVTELLHRQGNSKNFNFKIGEDASGSKDNVELEKLEHNELLKIVNDVAIPILYFGILLWHGKGRTPGKRLTKIRVVSVMHRHLSFWHCVERALGYGAAALEGGFGFVQFFIHPYRRCAQDRLAETIVVTERSYQALQHRLSHPLIPDGALNPPPDTI; encoded by the coding sequence ATGCGAACCTTTTCTGCTCGAGAGACGGAGTGGCTGCAGGAGCTGGATGGCATTGAGCTGGCCGGGTTCTGGCAGCGGGCGATTGCGTTTGGCGTCGACTCGATCGTGCTGACGATTCTGTTTAGCGTGCTTGCGACGCTGTTTGGAATGGGCTATCTCGAAGTGCTGCATCTGCGTGGGAAGCCTGTGCCGGGCGTGACGGAGCTGCTGCATCGTCAGGGCAACAGCAAGAACTTTAACTTCAAGATCGGTGAGGACGCGAGCGGTAGCAAGGACAATGTCGAACTGGAGAAGCTCGAGCATAACGAGCTGCTAAAGATTGTGAACGATGTTGCCATTCCGATTCTCTACTTCGGCATTTTGCTGTGGCACGGAAAGGGCAGGACACCGGGCAAGCGGCTGACGAAGATCCGCGTTGTCTCGGTGATGCATCGACACCTGAGCTTCTGGCATTGCGTGGAGCGGGCGCTGGGGTATGGCGCGGCAGCGCTGGAGGGTGGATTCGGGTTCGTGCAGTTCTTTATCCACCCATACCGGAGGTGCGCGCAGGACCGGCTGGCAGAGACGATTGTGGTGACGGAGCGCAGTTACCAGGCGCTGCAGCACAGGCTTTCGCATCCGCTGATTCCTGATGGTGCGTTGAATCCGCCGCCGGATACGATTTAG
- the rpoC gene encoding DNA-directed RNA polymerase subunit beta', which yields MFRSSPFEATGPITDFDSIKIQLASPEKIRSWSHGEVTKPETINYRTFKPERDGLFCARIFGPITDWECLCGKYKRMKHRGVICDKCGVEVTLSKVRRERLGHIELASPCSHVWFFKGLPSRIGHLLDISLRELEAVLYFESYVVVDPGDAPVKEREVIKDENRFRELDQQYRPSGFKAMMGAEAIKELLKRVEVQELSIELRERMKTETSLQKKLKYAKRLKVVEAFKRSDNKPQWMILDVIPVIPPELRPLVPLDGGRFATSDLNDLYRRVINRNNRLKKLMDLHAPEVIVRNEKRMLQEAVDALFDNGRRGRVLRGANNRPLKSLSDTLKGKQGRFRQNLLGKRVDYSGRSVIVVGPELKLHQCGLPKKMALELFKPFIYHRLEQTGHCTTIKQAKEMVEQQESIVWDILEEVIKDHPVLLNRAPTLHRLGIQAFEPVLVEGKAIKIHPLVCTAFNADFDGDQMAVHIPLSPEAQIEASVLMLASHNILSPASGNPITVPTQDLVLGLYYLTKAKVAAKGEGRTFANIDEVLMALEAKQVETLTPIRLRYTGPVLDMTVAYDDQDILHTEAVEFNKQFISTTVGRAILNDSLPEGMPYVNGLMKKKGIGQLINYLYLNLGLEVTVHALDKIKELGFQYATRSGLSVGLDDMVIPDSKYTVVHEAEKQVIAMQQQYLDGSITNLERSNKVTQMWSGVTERVADDMFNNMKRADKEGTMNPIYIMADSGARGSKQQIRQLSGMRGLMAKPSGEIIETPITANFREGLTVLQYFISTHGARKGLADTALKTADSGYLTRRLVDVAQDVIISELDCGTVEGIYVMPIIEAGETIEPLRDRIIGRVSLEKLKDFEGKVIVDVNEEIDEEKASAVQAAGIEKVKIRSVLTCESKRGCCILCYGRNLGSGKMVEMGEAVGVIAAQSIGEPGTQLTMRTFHVGGTASRAAESSHLEAKNDGKVVFINLVTVRSKEGGLVAFNRNGSIAIIDAKGREKERYSIVYGAKLKVEDGQAVKLGDVIGEWDPYTFSILTEIAGTVQFKDLQEGLTLNEEIDEVTGLSRLVVADSSDEKRQPTIIIKSAKGNKRYLMPSRAHLMVQDGDEVTPGDVLAKIPRETTRTKDITGGLPRVVELFEARKPRDPAIISKIDGVVRFGDVSKGQRKVYVTADNGQEEEYSVPRGVYINVQEGERLRAGDALIDGPRNPHDILEVLGERELQMYLVNEIQEVYRLQGVSISDKHIETIVRQMLRWVKVEEVGDTSFLLEQQIDRFRFNAENQRVLIEGGRPAIGRPLLLGITKASLSTDSFISAASFQETTRVLTEASINGSVDTLRGLKENVIVGRLIPAGTGMEYYRNVQLSPELEEAAAQVQQEVTAAIEAEERELEQMRMEGEQEEMAAE from the coding sequence ATGTTCCGTTCAAGCCCCTTTGAAGCAACCGGTCCGATCACGGACTTCGATTCCATCAAGATTCAACTGGCCAGCCCCGAGAAGATCCGCTCGTGGTCGCATGGCGAGGTCACCAAGCCGGAGACCATCAACTACCGTACGTTCAAGCCTGAGCGTGACGGCCTTTTCTGCGCGCGGATCTTTGGACCGATCACCGACTGGGAGTGCCTGTGCGGCAAGTACAAGCGCATGAAGCACCGTGGCGTGATCTGCGACAAGTGCGGCGTTGAAGTGACGTTGAGCAAGGTTCGCCGTGAGCGGCTCGGTCATATCGAGCTGGCTTCGCCGTGCTCGCACGTATGGTTCTTCAAGGGCCTGCCTTCGCGTATCGGCCACCTGCTGGACATCTCGCTGCGCGAGCTCGAGGCTGTGCTGTACTTCGAGAGCTACGTTGTGGTCGATCCCGGCGACGCGCCTGTGAAGGAGCGCGAGGTGATCAAGGACGAGAACCGCTTCCGCGAGCTCGACCAGCAGTACCGGCCTTCGGGCTTCAAGGCGATGATGGGCGCTGAGGCCATCAAGGAGCTGTTGAAGCGCGTTGAGGTGCAGGAGCTTTCCATCGAGCTGCGCGAGCGCATGAAGACCGAGACCTCGCTGCAGAAGAAGCTGAAGTATGCCAAGCGGCTGAAGGTTGTTGAGGCGTTCAAGCGCTCGGACAATAAGCCGCAGTGGATGATCCTGGATGTGATCCCGGTGATCCCACCTGAGCTGCGCCCGCTGGTGCCGCTGGATGGTGGCCGCTTCGCGACGTCCGATCTGAACGATCTGTATCGCCGCGTGATCAACCGCAATAACCGCCTCAAGAAGCTCATGGATCTTCATGCTCCTGAGGTCATTGTGCGCAACGAAAAGCGCATGCTGCAGGAGGCTGTGGACGCGCTGTTCGATAACGGCCGCCGCGGCCGCGTGCTGCGCGGTGCGAACAACCGTCCGCTGAAGTCGCTCTCGGATACGCTGAAGGGCAAGCAGGGCCGGTTCCGTCAGAACCTGCTCGGCAAGCGCGTGGACTACTCGGGACGTTCGGTGATCGTGGTTGGTCCTGAACTGAAGCTGCACCAGTGCGGCCTGCCGAAGAAGATGGCGCTCGAGTTGTTCAAGCCGTTTATCTATCACCGCCTGGAGCAGACGGGCCACTGCACGACCATCAAGCAGGCCAAGGAGATGGTGGAGCAGCAGGAGTCGATCGTCTGGGACATTCTTGAAGAGGTCATCAAGGACCATCCTGTGCTGCTGAACCGCGCGCCGACGCTGCATCGTCTGGGTATCCAGGCGTTTGAGCCGGTGCTTGTGGAAGGCAAGGCCATCAAGATTCACCCGCTCGTCTGCACGGCGTTCAACGCCGACTTCGACGGTGACCAGATGGCGGTACACATTCCGCTGAGCCCCGAGGCGCAGATCGAGGCTTCGGTGCTGATGCTGGCATCGCACAACATCCTCTCGCCGGCGAGCGGCAACCCGATCACGGTGCCGACGCAGGATCTCGTGCTGGGTCTGTACTACCTGACCAAGGCAAAGGTTGCGGCGAAGGGCGAAGGCCGCACATTCGCCAACATCGATGAAGTGCTGATGGCGCTCGAGGCCAAGCAGGTGGAGACGCTGACGCCGATCCGTCTGCGCTACACCGGCCCCGTGCTCGACATGACCGTTGCGTATGACGATCAGGACATCCTGCACACGGAGGCTGTCGAGTTCAACAAGCAGTTCATCAGCACGACCGTGGGCCGCGCGATTTTGAACGATTCGCTGCCCGAGGGCATGCCGTATGTGAACGGCCTAATGAAGAAGAAGGGCATCGGACAGCTGATCAACTACCTGTACCTGAACCTCGGGCTCGAGGTGACGGTGCATGCGCTGGACAAGATCAAGGAACTGGGCTTCCAGTACGCGACGCGTTCGGGACTCTCGGTTGGCCTGGATGACATGGTCATTCCCGATTCGAAGTACACCGTGGTGCATGAGGCTGAGAAGCAGGTCATTGCGATGCAGCAGCAGTACCTGGATGGCTCGATCACGAACCTGGAGCGGTCGAACAAGGTGACGCAGATGTGGTCCGGTGTGACCGAGCGCGTGGCCGACGACATGTTCAACAACATGAAGCGCGCGGACAAGGAAGGGACCATGAACCCGATCTACATCATGGCCGACTCCGGTGCGCGTGGTTCGAAGCAGCAGATTCGTCAGCTGAGCGGTATGCGCGGACTGATGGCCAAGCCTTCGGGCGAGATCATCGAGACGCCGATCACGGCGAACTTCCGTGAAGGCCTCACCGTTCTGCAGTACTTCATCTCGACGCACGGCGCTCGTAAGGGGCTTGCGGATACGGCGCTGAAGACGGCGGACTCGGGCTACCTGACTCGCCGCCTGGTCGACGTAGCGCAGGACGTGATCATCTCGGAGCTGGATTGCGGCACGGTGGAAGGCATCTATGTGATGCCGATCATCGAGGCCGGCGAGACGATCGAGCCGCTGCGTGACCGCATCATCGGCCGCGTGTCGCTCGAAAAGCTGAAGGACTTCGAGGGCAAGGTCATCGTCGATGTGAACGAAGAGATCGACGAGGAGAAGGCAAGCGCGGTGCAGGCTGCCGGTATCGAGAAGGTGAAGATCCGCTCGGTGCTGACCTGCGAGTCGAAGCGCGGATGCTGCATCCTTTGCTACGGCCGCAACCTGGGCTCGGGCAAGATGGTCGAGATGGGCGAGGCCGTGGGTGTGATCGCGGCGCAGTCGATCGGCGAGCCGGGCACGCAGCTGACGATGCGTACGTTCCACGTGGGTGGTACAGCGTCGCGTGCGGCTGAGTCCTCGCACCTTGAGGCGAAGAACGATGGCAAGGTGGTGTTCATCAACCTTGTGACCGTTCGCTCGAAGGAAGGCGGACTCGTGGCCTTCAACCGTAATGGTTCAATCGCGATCATCGATGCGAAGGGCCGTGAGAAGGAGCGCTACTCGATCGTGTACGGCGCGAAGCTGAAGGTGGAGGACGGACAGGCGGTGAAGCTCGGCGATGTGATCGGCGAGTGGGACCCGTACACGTTCTCGATCCTGACGGAGATCGCCGGTACGGTGCAGTTCAAGGACCTGCAGGAAGGTCTGACGCTGAACGAAGAGATCGACGAAGTGACCGGGCTTTCGCGCCTTGTCGTCGCCGACTCCTCGGATGAGAAGCGTCAGCCGACGATCATCATCAAGAGTGCGAAGGGCAACAAGCGGTACCTGATGCCTTCGCGTGCTCACCTGATGGTGCAGGATGGCGACGAGGTCACGCCGGGCGATGTGCTGGCGAAGATCCCGCGCGAGACGACCCGCACCAAGGACATCACGGGCGGTCTGCCGCGCGTGGTTGAGCTGTTCGAGGCACGCAAGCCGCGTGATCCGGCGATCATCTCGAAGATCGACGGTGTGGTTCGCTTTGGCGATGTCAGCAAGGGCCAGCGCAAGGTGTACGTGACCGCGGACAACGGGCAGGAAGAGGAGTACAGCGTGCCTCGCGGTGTGTACATCAACGTGCAGGAAGGCGAGCGTCTGCGCGCCGGCGATGCACTGATCGATGGACCGCGTAATCCTCACGACATCCTTGAGGTGCTGGGCGAGCGCGAGCTGCAGATGTACCTGGTGAACGAGATCCAGGAAGTCTACCGGCTGCAGGGCGTGTCGATCTCGGACAAGCACATCGAGACGATCGTTCGGCAGATGCTGCGTTGGGTGAAGGTGGAAGAGGTCGGCGATACGAGCTTCCTGCTCGAGCAGCAGATCGACCGCTTCCGTTTCAACGCAGAGAACCAGCGCGTGCTGATCGAAGGTGGCCGTCCGGCCATCGGACGTCCGCTGCTGCTGGGCATCACGAAGGCGTCCCTGTCGACCGACAGCTTCATCTCGGCGGCGAGCTTCCAGGAGACGACGCGTGTGCTGACCGAGGCTTCCATCAACGGCTCGGTGGATACGCTGCGCGGTCTGAAGGAGAACGTGATCGTGGGTCGCCTGATCCCTGCCGGTACCGGCATGGAGTACTACCGCAACGTTCAGCTCTCTCCAGAGCTGGAAGAGGCGGCAGCGCAGGTGCAGCAGGAGGTCACTGCGGCGATCGAAGCCGAAGAGCGCGAACTGGAACAGATGCGCATGGAAGGCGAGCAGGAAGAGATGGCCGCCGAGTAA